In Citrus sinensis cultivar Valencia sweet orange chromosome 2, DVS_A1.0, whole genome shotgun sequence, a single genomic region encodes these proteins:
- the LOC107175692 gene encoding uncharacterized protein LOC107175692, which yields MVKSLVRLESLEVSSCPTLQEIIMDDEGEAGLQGASTKKITFPSLFSIKLRDLGSLTCFSSSGLHATVEFLALEALQIIDCPGMKTFGYGDQLTPKLLKGVELEIGEYRWTGNLNHTIQQYVYNVKKIREKQAMESGISSDTTSSDTEN from the exons ATGGTCAAAAGCCTGGTGCGACTTGAAAGCCTAGAAGTAAGCAGCTGCCCAACACTGCAAGAAATAATCATGGATGATGAAGGAGAAGCGGGACTGCAGGGAGCATCAACAAAGAAGATCACTTTTCCAAGTTTGTTCAGCATAAAACTCCGTGATCTAGGCAGCCTCACCTGTTTCTCCTCATCAGGTTTACATGCTACTGTTGAATTCCTAGCTTTGGAGGCTTTGCAAATAATTGACTGTCCAGGCATGAAGACCTTTGGTTATGGAGACCAACTGACACCCAAGCTACTGAAAGGTGTGGAGTTAGAAATTGGTGAATATCGCTGGACGGGTAACCTTAACCACACCATTCAACAATACGTATACAACGTAAAG AAAATCAGGGAAAAACAAGCAATGGAGTCGGGAATTTCATCTGACACTACTTCCTCTGACACTGAGAATTGA